From Streptomyces sp. Edi4, one genomic window encodes:
- a CDS encoding GNAT family protein, which translates to MFAVRLGDDGAELRPLEPWQAGEFLAHMERGRAFIGTHIALPDAVTDLASARAYLQSYADKAAQDAGRLYGVWLGATLVGGVMFRLFDAARGACEVGCWLEEAATGRGLATRAVTVLIDWAVDVRGTHRIEWLVSAENTPSVNVARRLGMTREAVLRESYLYRGVRHDSEIWAVLADEWRAGR; encoded by the coding sequence ATGTTCGCAGTACGGCTGGGGGACGACGGGGCCGAGCTCCGTCCGCTTGAGCCCTGGCAGGCCGGGGAATTCCTCGCCCACATGGAGCGGGGCCGCGCGTTCATCGGCACCCACATCGCGCTGCCCGACGCCGTCACCGACCTGGCGTCCGCGCGCGCCTACCTCCAGAGTTACGCGGACAAGGCGGCCCAGGACGCCGGGCGGCTGTACGGCGTCTGGCTCGGCGCCACCCTCGTCGGCGGCGTCATGTTCCGCCTGTTCGACGCGGCCCGGGGCGCCTGCGAGGTGGGCTGCTGGCTGGAGGAGGCGGCGACCGGGCGCGGCCTGGCCACGCGCGCGGTCACCGTCCTGATCGACTGGGCGGTGGACGTACGCGGCACGCACCGGATCGAGTGGCTGGTCTCGGCCGAGAACACCCCCAGCGTCAACGTGGCCCGGCGGCTCGGCATGACGAGGGAGGCGGTGCTCCGCGAGAGCTACCTCTACCGGGGGGTGCGTCACGACAGCGAGATCTGGGCGGTGCTCGCGGACGAGTGGCGGGCGGGGCGTTAA
- a CDS encoding AAA family ATPase, whose amino-acid sequence MLGGVETRSVSPVFVGRAGELRVLNEALARAAAPQGEPQALLVGGEAGVGKSRLVEEFTGAARASGAVIAIGGCVEVGADGLPFAPFSSALRALRRQLPSELAAAADGQEEELGLLLPELAGPGRAPTREDGTARLFELTVRMLERIAAERTVVLVLEDLHWADASTRHLLAYLFRTLRRGRLVVVATYRSDDIHRRHPLRPLLAELDRLRSVRRVELPRFTRAEVRRQLAGILAAEPEQRVVDAIFRRSDGNAFFVEELVVCGGAATACPDLSDSLRDLLLVRVESLPDDAQHVVRIAAEGGSTVEYPLLAAVAQLSEDKLIEALRAAVGANILLPAGDGDGYRFRHSLVREAVSEDLLPGECSRLNRRYAEALEADPSLVRADEQTTRLATYWYHAHDAAKALPAVLRACAEARRRHAYAEQLVLLSRAMELWDAVPDEVRDGLRALGQAGSYPACGRTRESAPPRYLDLLAESVEAARLCGDRERALKLAKKALRLIEAEACQSPGNDPLRAAWFWIQLSRLTQSLGRGDGWAEIATAQELVRGLPPSAVHAEVLAAAASWGMLHTPGPESLASAEQAVAYARLVGNEEIELNVELTLGTLLLHSGSVEEGLAAMRAVIDRSLEIGLIGEALRGHVNLCSGLEAVGRSARAVDVADEGVRLARKYGLLDNEAWVQANRAESLFSLGRWEEAQEAAERVRRTALSAKPLGNAFMLLADLALNRGELEQASAFLADARAAFGSYDPMAQHILPLARITLSGAAAHGHVEEARAELARAVEHGFPPGTQRYGWPLLMAAAAMEGDVRGLPTAEAGRAAALALIRTAVKRLPAGAPSCEALSLVVAAELDRADGRDAAAHWEAAAHALRPLDWPYELALVCHRWASALLADGGDRERVAALLRQTHAEAGRLGARPLREQLELLARRARVPLTVPDPGEPDGPAVQDPVEALGLTSRERDVLRLVAAGLSNRQIAEDLYIAPKTASVHVSNILAKLGVSGRGEAAALAHRLNLFQHEAVRAEP is encoded by the coding sequence ATGCTCGGCGGCGTGGAGACCAGGTCAGTCAGCCCCGTGTTCGTCGGCCGCGCCGGTGAGCTGCGGGTATTGAACGAAGCGCTCGCCCGGGCCGCGGCCCCCCAGGGAGAGCCGCAGGCGCTGCTCGTCGGCGGCGAGGCCGGCGTCGGAAAGAGCAGGCTCGTCGAGGAGTTCACCGGCGCCGCCCGCGCGTCCGGAGCCGTGATCGCGATCGGCGGCTGTGTCGAAGTCGGCGCCGACGGGCTGCCCTTCGCACCCTTCTCGTCCGCGCTGCGCGCCCTGCGCCGGCAGTTGCCCAGCGAGCTGGCCGCCGCGGCCGACGGCCAGGAGGAGGAGCTGGGCCTGCTCCTTCCCGAGCTCGCCGGTCCCGGCCGTGCGCCCACGCGCGAGGACGGCACCGCGCGCCTCTTCGAGCTCACCGTACGGATGCTGGAGCGGATCGCCGCCGAGCGCACCGTGGTCCTGGTCCTGGAAGACCTGCACTGGGCGGACGCCTCCACCCGCCATCTGCTCGCCTACCTCTTCCGCACCCTGCGGCGCGGCCGGCTCGTGGTCGTGGCCACCTACCGCTCCGACGACATCCACCGCCGCCACCCGCTGCGCCCGCTGCTCGCCGAACTCGACCGGCTGCGCAGCGTGCGCCGCGTCGAACTGCCCCGCTTCACCCGGGCCGAAGTCCGGCGCCAGCTGGCCGGGATCCTCGCGGCCGAGCCCGAACAGCGCGTGGTGGACGCGATATTCAGGCGCTCGGACGGCAACGCCTTCTTCGTCGAAGAGCTCGTCGTGTGCGGCGGCGCCGCCACCGCGTGCCCCGACCTGAGCGATTCCCTGCGCGACCTCCTGCTCGTCCGCGTCGAGAGCCTGCCCGACGACGCGCAGCACGTGGTGCGGATCGCCGCCGAGGGCGGCTCGACGGTGGAGTATCCGCTGCTCGCCGCCGTCGCCCAGCTCTCCGAGGACAAGCTCATCGAGGCCCTGCGGGCCGCCGTCGGCGCGAACATCCTGCTGCCGGCGGGGGACGGCGACGGCTACCGCTTCCGCCACTCCCTGGTCCGCGAGGCCGTCAGCGAGGACCTGCTGCCGGGCGAGTGCTCGCGTCTGAACCGCCGCTACGCCGAAGCGCTGGAAGCCGACCCCTCGCTCGTACGGGCCGACGAGCAGACCACCCGTCTTGCCACCTACTGGTACCACGCGCACGACGCGGCCAAGGCGCTGCCCGCCGTGCTGCGCGCCTGCGCCGAGGCCCGCCGCCGGCATGCCTACGCCGAACAACTGGTCCTGCTCTCACGCGCGATGGAACTCTGGGACGCGGTCCCCGACGAGGTGCGCGACGGGCTCAGGGCCCTCGGCCAGGCGGGCTCCTACCCGGCCTGCGGCCGCACCCGCGAGAGTGCGCCGCCGCGCTATCTCGACCTGCTCGCCGAGTCCGTCGAGGCGGCCCGGCTGTGCGGCGACCGGGAGCGCGCTCTCAAGCTCGCCAAGAAGGCGCTGCGGCTCATCGAGGCGGAGGCCTGCCAGTCGCCGGGGAACGACCCGCTGCGCGCGGCCTGGTTCTGGATCCAGCTCTCCCGGCTGACCCAGAGCCTGGGGCGCGGCGACGGCTGGGCCGAGATCGCCACCGCCCAGGAGCTGGTGCGCGGCCTTCCGCCCTCGGCCGTGCACGCCGAGGTGCTGGCCGCCGCCGCCAGTTGGGGCATGCTGCACACGCCGGGACCCGAATCGCTCGCCTCGGCCGAACAGGCCGTCGCCTACGCCAGGCTGGTGGGCAACGAGGAGATCGAGCTCAACGTCGAGCTCACGCTCGGTACCCTGCTGCTCCACTCCGGCTCCGTGGAGGAAGGGCTCGCGGCGATGCGCGCGGTGATCGACCGCTCGCTTGAGATCGGTCTGATCGGCGAGGCGCTGCGCGGCCATGTGAACCTCTGCTCGGGCCTTGAGGCCGTGGGCCGCTCGGCGCGGGCCGTGGACGTCGCCGACGAGGGCGTACGGCTGGCCCGGAAGTACGGTCTGCTCGACAACGAGGCCTGGGTTCAGGCCAACCGCGCCGAATCCCTCTTCAGCCTCGGCCGCTGGGAGGAGGCACAAGAGGCCGCGGAGCGGGTCCGGCGCACCGCGCTGAGTGCCAAGCCGCTCGGCAACGCCTTCATGCTCCTGGCCGATCTCGCTCTGAATCGGGGCGAGTTGGAGCAGGCGTCGGCCTTCCTGGCCGATGCCCGCGCCGCGTTCGGCAGTTACGACCCGATGGCCCAGCACATCCTTCCGCTCGCCCGGATCACCCTGAGCGGCGCGGCCGCCCACGGCCACGTCGAGGAGGCCCGCGCCGAGCTGGCCCGCGCCGTGGAGCACGGCTTCCCTCCCGGCACCCAGCGCTACGGCTGGCCGCTGCTCATGGCGGCCGCCGCCATGGAGGGCGACGTACGGGGTCTGCCCACGGCCGAGGCGGGCCGCGCCGCCGCCCTCGCGCTGATCCGTACGGCGGTCAAGCGGCTGCCGGCCGGTGCCCCGTCGTGCGAGGCGCTGTCCCTGGTCGTCGCCGCCGAACTCGACCGGGCCGACGGCCGGGACGCGGCGGCCCACTGGGAAGCGGCCGCCCACGCGCTGCGACCGCTCGATTGGCCCTACGAGCTCGCCCTGGTCTGTCACCGCTGGGCCTCGGCCCTGCTGGCCGATGGCGGGGACCGCGAGCGGGTGGCCGCGCTGCTGCGCCAGACGCACGCCGAGGCCGGGCGCCTGGGCGCCCGCCCGCTGCGCGAGCAGCTTGAGCTGCTGGCCCGCAGGGCCCGCGTGCCGCTGACCGTCCCGGACCCGGGGGAGCCGGACGGCCCGGCCGTCCAGGACCCGGTGGAAGCGCTCGGTCTCACCAGCCGCGAGCGGGACGTCCTGCGCCTGGTCGCGGCGGGCCTCAGCAACCGCCAGATCGCCGAGGACCTGTACATAGCGCCGAAGACGGCGAGCGTGCACGTCTCCAACATCCTGGCCAAGCTGGGGGTTTCGGGCCGGGGCGAGGCGGCGGCCCTCGCCCACCGCCTCAACCTCTTCCAGCACGAGGCGGTGCGGGCCGAGCCTTAG
- a CDS encoding PQQ-dependent sugar dehydrogenase yields the protein MRGTTAAAALAAAALVLAAGCSSGSPRPHGPGAASGRAASPSATPTVQLPPAKGSVHVVRTLTQDLKSPWGLVALPEGGLLVGSRDDGSVLRVDTTDGAKTAVGSVPGVAHQGEGGLLGLALSPTYASDHLVYAYFTTESDNRIARMIYDPKRPAGEQLGAPDTILRGIPKGAIHNGGRIAFGPDRMLYAGTGETGERGLAQDAKSLAGKILRMTPDGGPAYGNPDADSVVYSPGHRNVQGLAWDGQNRLWASEFGQDTFDELNFIEPGKNYGWPVVEGRGGKPGYTDPVVQWKTSEASPSGIAVSGGSVWLAALKGERLWRVPLDGTRPLAAPEAFLTGQYGRLRTVLAAGTGKLWVLTDNTDSRGTPRPGDDRVLELDVT from the coding sequence GTGCGAGGAACCACCGCGGCTGCGGCCCTGGCGGCGGCCGCTCTCGTGCTCGCGGCCGGCTGCTCCTCCGGGTCCCCGCGGCCGCACGGCCCGGGCGCAGCCTCCGGACGCGCGGCGTCCCCGAGCGCGACGCCCACCGTACAACTCCCGCCCGCCAAGGGCTCGGTGCACGTGGTCAGGACCCTCACCCAGGACCTGAAGTCGCCCTGGGGTCTGGTGGCCCTGCCCGAGGGCGGGCTGCTCGTCGGCTCGCGTGACGACGGATCCGTGCTGCGCGTGGACACCACCGACGGCGCCAAGACCGCCGTGGGCAGCGTGCCCGGCGTCGCCCACCAGGGCGAGGGCGGCCTCCTCGGGCTCGCCCTGTCCCCCACGTACGCATCGGACCACCTGGTCTACGCGTACTTCACCACCGAGTCCGACAACCGCATCGCGCGGATGATCTACGATCCGAAGCGGCCGGCGGGCGAGCAGCTGGGGGCGCCGGACACGATCCTGCGCGGGATCCCCAAGGGCGCGATCCACAACGGCGGCCGGATCGCCTTCGGGCCCGACCGGATGCTCTACGCCGGGACCGGCGAGACGGGCGAGCGCGGCCTCGCCCAGGACGCCAAGTCGCTCGCCGGCAAGATCCTTCGGATGACGCCCGACGGCGGGCCCGCCTACGGCAACCCGGACGCGGACTCCGTCGTCTACTCCCCGGGGCACCGCAATGTGCAGGGCCTGGCCTGGGACGGCCAGAACCGGCTGTGGGCCTCGGAGTTCGGGCAGGACACCTTCGACGAGCTCAACTTCATCGAACCGGGCAAGAACTACGGCTGGCCCGTGGTGGAGGGCCGGGGCGGCAAGCCCGGATACACCGACCCGGTCGTCCAGTGGAAGACCTCCGAGGCCTCGCCCAGCGGCATCGCCGTCTCGGGGGGCTCGGTGTGGCTTGCCGCGCTCAAGGGCGAACGCCTGTGGCGCGTCCCGCTGGACGGCACCAGGCCGCTCGCCGCGCCCGAGGCGTTCCTGACCGGCCAGTACGGGCGGCTGCGCACCGTGCTCGCGGCCGGGACCGGAAAGCTGTGGGTGCTCACCGACAACACCGACTCGCGCGGCACGCCCCGGCCCGGCGACGACCGCGTCCTCGAACTCGACGTCACTTAA
- a CDS encoding aldo/keto reductase produces MERRTIGAGALRAGAIGLGCMPMSWGYTRSQQDLERSVRALHAALDTGSNLLDTADMYGPFTNELLIGRVLKERRDEAFVTTKCGLLVGGDQHVVANGRPGYVRRACDASLRRLGTEVIDLYLLHRADPEVPVEETWGAMAELVTAGKVRALGLSAMGARAVRRTAPAAGVHGLHVGRYESTVRLLGRVQQVFPVAAVQAELSVWSREALDALLPWCTPRGVALLAAMPLGNGFLTGTLTPGQGFEPDDIRARHPRFTAEMMAANQPVVAGLRRIAERHGATPGQVALAWLLRVGAQVIPVPGAKREEWVRENARAAELSLTPRDLGDLAALPAARD; encoded by the coding sequence GTGGAGCGCAGGACAATCGGGGCGGGGGCCCTGCGGGCGGGTGCGATCGGGCTCGGCTGCATGCCGATGAGCTGGGGCTACACCCGCTCGCAACAGGACCTGGAACGCTCCGTGCGGGCCCTGCACGCCGCGCTCGACACCGGCTCGAACCTGCTGGACACCGCCGACATGTACGGCCCGTTCACCAACGAGCTCCTGATCGGCCGGGTCCTCAAGGAGCGCAGGGACGAGGCGTTCGTCACCACCAAGTGCGGGCTCCTGGTGGGCGGCGACCAGCATGTGGTGGCCAACGGCCGCCCCGGGTACGTGCGTCGGGCCTGCGACGCGTCGCTGCGGCGCCTGGGGACCGAGGTCATCGACCTGTACCTGCTGCACCGCGCCGACCCCGAGGTCCCCGTCGAGGAGACCTGGGGGGCGATGGCGGAGCTGGTCACGGCGGGGAAGGTACGGGCGCTCGGGCTCAGCGCGATGGGCGCCCGGGCGGTACGGCGCACGGCGCCCGCGGCCGGGGTGCACGGACTGCACGTGGGCCGGTACGAGTCGACGGTACGCCTGCTCGGGCGGGTGCAGCAGGTGTTCCCGGTCGCGGCCGTGCAGGCGGAGCTGTCCGTGTGGTCGCGGGAGGCGCTGGACGCGCTGCTGCCGTGGTGCACACCACGCGGCGTCGCGCTGCTCGCCGCGATGCCGCTCGGCAACGGCTTCCTGACCGGCACCCTCACCCCGGGCCAGGGCTTCGAGCCGGACGACATCCGGGCCCGCCACCCCCGCTTCACGGCGGAGATGATGGCCGCCAACCAGCCCGTGGTGGCGGGCCTGCGCCGGATAGCCGAGCGGCACGGGGCGACGCCGGGACAGGTGGCGCTCGCCTGGCTGCTGCGCGTCGGTGCCCAGGTCATACCCGTGCCCGGGGCCAAGCGCGAGGAGTGGGTGCGCGAGAACGCCCGCGCGGCAGAGCTCTCCCTCACGCCCCGCGACCTCGGTGACCTCGCGGCACTGCCTGCGGCCCGCGACTGA
- a CDS encoding 2-hydroxyacid dehydrogenase produces MSADVWIPFDPAGLPGLPDTLDFRVWDGGPDFPADPADCAVYVVPYMKPSETAVRPLAAMTGLRVVQTLTAGIDHVQPGIGLLPAGVRLCNARGVHEASTAELALALVLASLRGIPGFVRGQERQEWRAGFYPALADKSVLIVGYGAIGAAVEDRLAPFECARVARVARSSRTTERGEVHALSDLPALLPQADVVILTTPLTERTKGLVDAAFLDRLKDGALLVNVARGPVVDTGALLAALTSGRVHAALDVTDPEPLPAGHPLWSAPNVLISPHVGGSTSAFEPRAKRLLTAQLTRYAAGEELANVVLTTGS; encoded by the coding sequence ATGAGCGCAGACGTGTGGATCCCCTTCGACCCGGCCGGGCTGCCGGGCCTTCCCGACACCCTCGACTTCCGGGTCTGGGACGGCGGCCCCGACTTCCCGGCCGACCCCGCCGACTGCGCCGTCTACGTGGTCCCGTACATGAAGCCCTCCGAGACCGCTGTCCGCCCGCTCGCCGCCATGACGGGCCTGCGGGTCGTGCAGACGCTGACCGCCGGCATCGACCACGTACAGCCGGGCATCGGCCTGCTGCCGGCAGGCGTACGCCTGTGCAACGCGCGCGGGGTCCACGAGGCGTCCACCGCCGAGCTGGCCCTGGCTCTGGTGCTCGCCTCGCTGCGCGGGATCCCCGGATTCGTCCGGGGTCAGGAGCGGCAGGAGTGGCGCGCGGGGTTCTATCCCGCGCTCGCCGACAAGTCGGTCCTGATCGTGGGGTACGGCGCGATCGGCGCCGCCGTCGAGGACCGGCTCGCGCCGTTCGAATGCGCGCGGGTGGCGCGCGTCGCGCGCTCCTCGCGCACCACGGAGCGCGGTGAAGTGCACGCGTTGAGCGATCTGCCCGCCCTGCTCCCTCAGGCGGACGTCGTCATCCTCACCACCCCGCTCACCGAGCGGACGAAGGGCCTGGTGGACGCCGCGTTCCTGGACCGGCTCAAGGACGGGGCGCTGCTGGTGAACGTCGCGCGCGGTCCCGTCGTGGACACCGGGGCGCTGCTCGCCGCCCTCACCTCCGGCCGCGTCCACGCGGCCCTCGATGTCACCGACCCCGAGCCGCTGCCGGCCGGCCACCCGCTGTGGAGCGCCCCGAACGTCCTCATCAGCCCGCACGTGGGCGGCTCCACCTCCGCTTTCGAGCCCCGCGCCAAGCGCCTGCTGACCGCTCAGCTCACCCGCTACGCCGCCGGGGAAGAGCTCGCCAACGTCGTGCTCACCACCGGGAGTTGA
- a CDS encoding EAL domain-containing protein encodes MSAPGAVLARPPMTGGGGTGMVSQLVLALICAGYATGAFLGWGSEELALIMGDFGLSCAAMIAAVSCFLYAQGDLKEGETSFRPAWLLFSFSSAMAACGNGVWGWYEVVLRRGVPNPSAADFFFLCFAPPAIVGLLVLAKRPVTKAGWVCLALDSWLIGGSLLTLSWSLALARTAHAGEGEGVAHATLTLAYPLLDIVLVSMVLALHFRRSSANRSAVNTAIAALALTVLCDALFTSPLLREHYRSGQLLDAGWFAGSLLLAYAPWGARRMSAAAPRRPVVAPRGAPGTAMRPRPAAPVATRPLASSLAALTPYLAAAVCTLGILYNVTEGHRVDRTVVLTGCTVVLALVVRQGIMLLDNIALTHELAQKENHFRSLVQGSSDVIMIAAPTGILRYVSPAAAGVYGRDAEELVGSELASLIHPEDLGRVVHEVRRFLAAPPADEPTTRIECRFKSGTGEWLNVESTVNRHQGGLILNSRDVTERVRLQAQLEHNAEHDPLTDLPNRALFTKRVRKALGGRRTTDPGTAVLFIDLDGFKQVNDTIGHQAGDELLIQAARRLHESVRAGDTAARLGGDEFAALILGDGTRDRAAREYQVKEIADRLRLTLSQPYLIDGHDVRVAASIGVAFAEPGVGAGELLRNADLAMYRAKKGGKNRVELYAPQMQAEVVRTTELATRLRTALSDGDLVVLHQPVVDLTTGEVAAVAAKARWRSAQGILFTPAEFLRVADESERAGELGRRLLEEAVELAAERGRAGLAVPVAVRLSARRLLDKTLPPGAVEALLARHGLPPGALIIELADSDPRISFDELERRLVGLRRLGVRIALDGFGSGYAAVNTLRRLPIDQLKLDRGLVEGVVESARLHKITAGLLRIACDLGMQSVADGVDAPEQVLALRAMGCTHGQGMAFSGPLDEFRLRRSLLRGDFPVPGGAALPVLSGRSGPLLGSHNETPVPPT; translated from the coding sequence GTGAGCGCGCCGGGCGCGGTCCTGGCCCGGCCGCCGATGACGGGAGGCGGCGGGACGGGCATGGTGTCCCAACTTGTCCTGGCACTGATCTGTGCGGGATATGCCACCGGCGCATTCCTGGGCTGGGGTTCCGAGGAACTCGCCCTGATCATGGGCGACTTCGGCCTCTCCTGCGCGGCCATGATCGCCGCCGTCTCCTGCTTCCTGTACGCACAAGGCGACCTGAAGGAGGGCGAGACCAGCTTCCGCCCGGCGTGGCTGCTCTTCTCCTTCTCCTCCGCCATGGCCGCCTGCGGCAACGGCGTCTGGGGCTGGTACGAGGTGGTGCTGCGGCGCGGCGTGCCCAACCCGTCGGCCGCCGACTTCTTCTTCCTGTGCTTCGCGCCGCCCGCCATCGTGGGCCTGCTCGTCCTGGCCAAACGCCCGGTGACCAAAGCCGGCTGGGTCTGTCTCGCCCTGGACTCCTGGCTCATCGGCGGCTCCCTGCTCACCCTGTCCTGGAGCCTGGCGCTGGCGCGCACCGCCCACGCGGGCGAAGGCGAGGGCGTCGCCCACGCCACCTTGACCCTCGCCTATCCGCTGCTGGACATCGTGCTGGTCAGCATGGTGCTCGCGCTGCACTTCCGGCGCTCATCGGCCAACCGCTCGGCGGTGAACACCGCGATCGCGGCGCTCGCCCTGACCGTGCTGTGTGACGCCCTGTTCACCTCGCCGCTGCTGCGCGAGCACTACCGCTCGGGCCAGCTCCTCGACGCCGGCTGGTTCGCCGGCTCCCTGCTGCTGGCCTACGCCCCCTGGGGCGCCCGCCGGATGTCCGCGGCGGCGCCGCGCAGGCCGGTCGTGGCGCCCCGCGGCGCGCCCGGCACGGCCATGCGTCCCCGCCCGGCCGCCCCCGTCGCGACCAGGCCGCTCGCCAGCTCGCTCGCCGCGCTCACGCCCTACCTCGCGGCCGCCGTCTGCACGCTGGGGATCCTCTACAACGTGACCGAAGGGCACCGGGTCGACCGGACGGTCGTCCTCACGGGCTGCACCGTCGTGCTCGCCCTGGTGGTGCGCCAGGGCATCATGCTGCTCGACAACATCGCCCTCACTCACGAACTGGCCCAGAAGGAGAACCACTTCCGCTCCCTGGTGCAGGGATCGAGCGACGTCATCATGATCGCCGCCCCCACCGGCATACTGCGCTACGTCAGTCCCGCCGCCGCCGGCGTCTACGGCCGGGACGCCGAGGAGCTGGTCGGCTCCGAGCTGGCCTCGCTGATCCACCCCGAGGACCTGGGCCGGGTGGTGCACGAGGTGCGGCGGTTTCTGGCGGCGCCACCCGCCGACGAGCCCACGACGCGGATCGAATGCCGCTTCAAGTCGGGCACCGGCGAGTGGCTGAACGTGGAGTCGACCGTCAACCGCCACCAGGGCGGCCTCATCCTCAACAGCCGCGACGTGACCGAACGGGTGCGCCTGCAAGCTCAGTTGGAGCACAACGCCGAGCACGACCCGCTCACCGACCTGCCCAACCGGGCCCTGTTCACCAAGCGGGTGCGCAAGGCGCTCGGCGGTCGGCGCACCACCGACCCCGGCACCGCCGTGCTCTTCATCGACCTCGACGGGTTCAAGCAGGTCAACGACACCATCGGCCACCAGGCCGGCGACGAACTGCTCATCCAGGCCGCCCGCAGGCTCCATGAGTCCGTGCGCGCGGGCGACACCGCCGCCCGGCTCGGCGGCGACGAGTTCGCCGCGCTGATCCTCGGCGACGGCACCCGCGACCGGGCGGCCCGCGAGTACCAGGTCAAGGAGATCGCCGACCGGCTGCGCCTGACCCTCTCGCAGCCCTATCTGATCGACGGCCACGACGTCCGCGTCGCCGCCTCCATCGGCGTCGCCTTCGCCGAGCCGGGCGTCGGCGCCGGGGAACTGCTGCGCAACGCCGACCTCGCGATGTACCGCGCCAAGAAGGGCGGCAAGAACCGGGTCGAGCTGTACGCCCCGCAGATGCAGGCCGAGGTGGTCCGCACCACCGAGCTCGCCACCCGACTGCGTACGGCTCTGAGCGACGGCGACCTCGTCGTGCTGCACCAGCCCGTCGTCGACCTCACCACCGGCGAGGTCGCCGCCGTCGCCGCCAAGGCCCGCTGGCGCTCGGCCCAGGGCATCCTGTTCACGCCGGCGGAATTCCTGCGCGTCGCCGACGAGAGCGAGCGCGCGGGGGAGCTGGGGCGACGGCTGCTCGAAGAGGCCGTGGAGCTGGCCGCCGAACGCGGGCGCGCGGGCCTCGCCGTGCCCGTCGCGGTCCGCCTCTCGGCCCGGCGGCTGCTCGACAAGACACTGCCACCCGGCGCCGTCGAGGCCCTGCTCGCCCGGCACGGGCTGCCGCCCGGCGCCCTGATCATCGAGCTCGCCGACAGCGACCCAAGGATCTCCTTCGACGAGCTGGAGCGGCGCCTGGTGGGCCTGCGCAGGCTGGGCGTACGGATCGCGCTCGACGGGTTCGGCAGCGGCTACGCGGCGGTCAACACCCTGCGCCGGCTCCCCATCGACCAGCTGAAACTGGACCGGGGCCTGGTGGAGGGCGTGGTCGAATCGGCCCGCCTCCACAAGATCACCGCAGGCCTTCTCCGGATCGCCTGCGACCTCGGGATGCAATCGGTGGCCGACGGGGTGGACGCGCCGGAGCAGGTCCTCGCGCTGCGCGCCATGGGGTGCACCCACGGCCAGGGCATGGCGTTCTCGGGACCGCTCGACGAGTTCCGGCTGCGGCGGTCCCTGCTGCGCGGCGACTTCCCGGTACCCGGCGGGGCGGCGCTCCCGGTGCTCAGTGGCCGGAGCGGACCCCTGCTCGGCTCACATAATGAGACGCCCGTCCCACCTACTTGA